TTAAGTgaaccaagtgaaaaaggacccaGTTCTCATTGTTCACACTGTCCTTGTACCTGAAAGAGGACTCGGATCCTTTTTGGTACACTTTAGTAAGAATGTGGTCTCGACCCCTTTGTGTTCAGACTTCAGACTAGTTCAGTGTTTGATGGCTGACCCTACGACCTTCTCATTCGCTTACATTGTTTGTTCCTCAGTAACCAAGATATTTGTTTACAAAGATTATCATTACTTTATGACATTGCTACAAATGCTGGACTTTTATcagtaccggtactttaaggaAGACTGCGCTAATATGAGCTGTGTTTCTTAATTTGCGTGGatgtgacagcaggtgtcagggcatgtgtgcagagctctgcttccaccgttcactaaacattggaagtagaagagttaaatatatacgcGCAGCGCATGATAAAGAATGCAACAGATATATGCGCACGATTCAGTTCTTTTGCGGattatttgggtttgaatggtcaaacatGTAACAATGCACGGTCTGGCGATTATTCAGGTCAACACAATCTAATTTGTCTTTAGTGAACGTATACAGCTGAGATAATTAAATCCGTGCAGGTCTTAATACAGACCTTATTctgtgtgattaatgttaatcaaacaatgaaaaatagaaaaccacatgcttggctaaataactaaaatacatttattaagaatcggtttattgttaaattatagagtgaagactaaGCAGTTTGatgtttgattatttaatttcttgtcttaatgtattttgtttttgtccTACTGTTAAAGACCTAATATAGCAGAAatataaagcactgtttttgtcattgcttttcatttgcattttttgcttatttttaaaaacaaagatgcaattaaaaaactatttagagaagtgaaaggttagtgaatgataactTGATTGATAATGTAATCTCTGTAAGGATGTTCACATTGGCATGTAGTTATTTTGGCAATAAGAGgagggaatggtcaaaaaccagggcaggaacatgctggccaagtgaatttttagaaaaataaaataaaacgatgaataataagttctgtcaTAATCAtattatccttttttttttttaaccatggtATCGATATAGTATCGGTATCGAAGTATTTTAGTctgagatagatagatagatagatagatagatagatagatagatagatagatagatagatagaacaaatgcaatctttaacaCTTAACAGTCGGCTTGTTTTAAGCGCAGAACATACTTCAGTCCGATTTCCTACGCGAACATATTAGGTATTCAGTCCATTTTATCACAAAATTCAAACTATAAATGCCATTTGACACCTTTTAATGTGACGTGACTGATCGCAATAGTAGGCTATGCATCAGTTCAAACGGCGGCGGCGCACGCGTGAACGTGATCATCGCTTCCTAAAGAATAAACATAAATTAATATCTTAAGGTATGttaaggatacattacaacttactggAATGTATAATAATTTGTGTAATcactcaatcagtgtttcaatcGCGGAAAGACAACAGCTTGAGAACAATGTCCCGTagcatcacatttacctcaggcaAGTCATTCAGTGTGTCCAACCCACATCTGTTAGTTCATtaaatatatgcacttttagcctatatattcattatattctacTTAAAGACTTTCTAGTGATGTCTTGTTTATTTAATGCATGttcaaataaatctgtcatgatttgacagctgtgtataaattattatatttcaacaacgaattagagaaaaaaaatctcagaTTTGTGTTCTGTTACACCCCTTAAATACACTGCGTGTTTTTAGCATACCACACCATAAGATGAGATTGAACCGTACCTAGACCACCTCCCGCGATGGTCTGGGCTCGGTTTGCTTTTAAAGGGGTATGGGATCATTAGGAGTGTTCACATATGGGCCAAAATCATGCAAACCGTGCTCAGACCCTAACTGAATATTGTCTCTTACAGAAACTGGATTCAGACCATTTAGGCTTATTGACCTTTTTGTCTATTAGTGACCGTACAGTTTGCAAGTGAAAGGCAAGAAAAGTGTGCATTTAATCGGACCAATCTGCTCATTACTGTGTTCCTGCTCATTCCCTCAGGAGGAGAGCATTCCCATTGCGTTGTCTGGGAGGGACATTCTAGCCAGAGCCAAGAACGGCACAGGAAAAAGCGGCGCCTACCTCATTCCCTTACTTGAACGCATTGACCTGAAGAAAGATAGCATACAAGGTCAGTGTCTATCTTGGTTTTGACACATTTACAAGAACTTGCTAGGGATCATTAAGTTTAGCCATAATAGGTTTCATACATGATATCTTTATTGCTTTTAAGTGACTTCATGCTTGAAATGCTTTTTGCAGCATTGGTCATTGTGCCCACAAGAGAACTGGCTCTACAAGTCAGCCAGATCTGTATCCAGGTCAGCAAACACATGGGCGGGGTTAAGGTTATGGCAACTACAGGTGGAACCAACCTCCGTGATGACATCATGAGACTTGATGAAACAGGCAAGTGATCGTAATTAAGCGAGAATActtttaaaggcccactgaaagtGCTTTGGAACGCGCCACATTATTCAAagtgttgacgtgatttcccctaaaacggctccagctgttagtaGCTCCTCTCCTTTTTTGAAACTGCCAATGGCGTTTTGTTAATACACCATTAGACTAGAACAGACCTTTTTGTTCGGtgaagccagtttcctctaacactatcatctcctccatatcgctttggaatgcagcattctgtgcagaattcaaatgggtccgatatgtttgttgtctgtctGCACGGACTCGAGCATATGATctgcgctgcgctctcgtgtccgtagtctaaatttagaccagagccgttggtgtgcgtgaaactaacgtgtaaatagacttcattcgccttaactgaaagcatatttacactgaatcatttccTATCGCATATATAGTGTTGTGCCTGTGTTAACAACTGCCCAATTTTAGCTTTAGATTCTGGAGAGCATTTtcattggacagaagatttgacgagaaggtGATGTCACCAAATCTGAGAtttgttttaacggaagtgagagactgtacattttgaatgcttatctcctaaatgcaaatgttgtcattgttttagaacataccagcttattcataactttaaggctaacagaGTCATACTACAagctaaaaaaaagttcaattttcatttcagtgggcctttaatgaTTTGAGCTACTGTACATATTCATTTCATGGATCTTATTTGTTTGAATGCTTGCCTTTGTAGTGCATGTTGTCATTGCCACTCCGGGAAGAATTTTAGACCTCATCAAAAAGGGAGTGGCCAAAGTCAATCAAGTACAGATGGTCGTTTTGGATGAGGTATGTGAATAAGAGTGTAATCGTGTAGTTATGCTAATTACTTGTTTAATTGCCATATGGTAATTCTTATGTCTCATGGATTTTTTTACCCATGTTACCGAATAGGCAGATAAGCTCCTGTCGCAAGACTTTGTACAGATGATGGAGGAGATGCTGAGCTCTTTGCCCAAACAAAGGCAGATTTTGCTGTACTCTGCCACCTTCCCACTGAGTGTGCAAAAGTTCATGGTAAGGTCACTgaatcataaataaaaaaaaaaccctccttaaaaacatttaaatatatttttttctgttctttttaATAGTAATGATAGAGTAGTTGTAACAATGTAATTTTAACTAGGTGCCAACTTGTTAACAGTTATTTATGACTTTGATGTTTAAGTCtttttgactgcacttttaaaTCCATATTGAATTTTTGCATTTACAATAAATGGCAAATGGAACAAATGTGAAAATACAAACTATATGAGGTGAATCCAGTACTGAATCAAGAAGATCGTTTATTTTGAAAATAGATATGACCAAGTTGTAAGTGTATATATGAGATGCCGAATTGGACATTCAAGGCTcactcattcatgtttattaaaAGGTAAATTTATCGAAAGGGTTGGGTATGTTCACTTTGGTACTGGTACCCAATGGTACCTTTTTTGGTACTTTAGCTACAtcaataattgtaaaaaaacaaagtcATTTATTAACGCTAGTGTTATTGACATTATGCCAGAGCTGCCACGGTGGGCTACTagctacttaaagggttagttctcccaaaaattacatttgtcattaatgatgctaatatcgttccacacccgtaagacctccgttcatcttcggaacacagtttaagatattttatatttagtccgacagcataTCTAAGtttaggcacactatactgtccatgtccagaaagggaataaaaacatcatcaaagtagtccatatgagacatcagttagttagttagaataacaaaaactacgacttcagcattgtcttctcttccacgtttgttttcaaacctcaagtAAAGATTTAAGCGATCataaatcagcgtatcgattgttaaatttaattatattgtaatctaaaaaaaaaaaacatttaaattgtatCATTTCCCGCGAATATGGTGTTAAATCATAAATGTTGACTGCTTTTATACTGGCACAATTTTTATGCAGTTAAAGACTTGTTTGTATGTTTGCTACATTTCAGCCTAATGCAATAATCATTTTatgtaattgtgttttaaaGCTGTCATCACTTTTCAGAAAGTATTAATTTACACTGCTTTTGTGAACAGAACGCCCATCTGCAGAAGCCCTATGAGATAAACCTGATGGAGGAGCTGACCCTGAAAGGGGTTACCCAGTATTACGCCTATGTGACTGAAAGGCAGAAAGTCCATTGCCTTAATACTCTGTTCTCCAGGGTAAAAGCCTTTTGAGTCTTGTACATGCCACACTTTATCTGACGGCAGATATGAAAATCAGCATTACTGTCCTCCTGACTGTTGCCGAACATGCAGACAtccttttttaatgtttgtttttcagCTCCAGATTAATCAGTCTATAATCTTCTGCAATTCATCCCAGCGAGTGGAGCTACTGGCCAAGAAGATTTCACAGCTTGGATACTCTTGTTTCTACATTCACGCCAAGATGAGACAGGTGGGAATGAAGGGAGCCTGTGGTGGCGTTGCACTGCTATTGGCAGAATTTTGAAATGGAGCAAGTGTTTATGAAAGTACAGGATTTAAAATTTCCATTATTTGGGCTTTTAAAACCAGCCTAAATGTTGAGGTTATGAATTTTGCTAATGTGCTTTTTATTGTGTTTAGGAACACCGAAACCGTGTGTTCCACGATTTCAGAAATGGCTTATGTCGAAATCTCGTCTGCACTGGTAAGGACATTTGAAAATCCGATTCCCTCATTTGTGATCAAAATGAGGGTTTTTGACCCCTATTTTTTTTGCTTAGATCTCTTCACAAGAGGAATTGATATACAAGCTGTGAATGTGGTGATCAACTTCGATTTCCCCAAGCTTGGAGAGACGTACCTCCATCGCATTGGCAGATCAGGTGAGTAAGGTTTGGTTTTGCTCTGAGATCAGGTAACGTTGCATTTGGAACGGCCTGCTCGAAAGGGTAGCTGTGTGTTTTAATGACCCTCCCCTTCTCTCCCCGCAGGCCGATTTGGACACTTGGGTCTGGCCATTAACTTGATCACTTATGATGACCGCTTTAACCTGAAAGGTATTGAAGAGCAGCTGGGTACTGAAATCAAGCCCATTCCCAGCAGTATTGACAAGAGTCTATATGTGGCTGAGTACCATAGCGAGAGTGGAGAGGAGGTTAAACTGTGAGCAGAAGAGGTGAGTTCAAAGGTCAATCACGCTACAGCTTTCGGTGTCTGTTTGATTTTTAacaatctttttctttttctaccTCTTGCAGATCACCGATCCTTTGTCCCCTATCCCCACCTTTTTTCCTTCCCTACTGTGTATGGGGAATAGGGgataattttttgtttaaacTAAATCTTCCGTCTATCTTCCTCTTCCCCCGCttttatttctgtcttgtttggTGCCACCACAAGGAATGTGATGTTGCAACGGCCCAATAATCAGGAAGGACTCATGGCCTAATAAAGGACTGCTGCACTGAAATTTTCATCCTGAAGACTTCAAATCACTCGGAGGGAAAGAGGGGACACGAGGATTTATCTCCTAAGAAAAGAAATGACTACTTCTTGCCTGCAAGCACATTCTCACCCCACTCTCTCTGTCCCTCTGCACTTCTTCATGTTTCTAGTCAATTGAAACAAGTGCCTTAACAAGCAGTCTAACTTGTTCAAAAAGTAATAACctgatatgatttttttttttccttctccttTCATAACTCATAAGATGTGATCTTGATT
The nucleotide sequence above comes from Pseudorasbora parva isolate DD20220531a chromosome 16, ASM2467924v1, whole genome shotgun sequence. Encoded proteins:
- the ddx6 gene encoding probable ATP-dependent RNA helicase ddx6, whose translation is MSTARMENPVILGLSNQNGQMRGSVKPAGGPGGGGGGSQTMQPAQVKASSTVNNGNSQPAPTANTIIKPGDDWKKNLKLPPKDMRMRTSDVTATKGNEFEDYCLKRELLMGIFEMGWEKPSPIQEESIPIALSGRDILARAKNGTGKSGAYLIPLLERIDLKKDSIQALVIVPTRELALQVSQICIQVSKHMGGVKVMATTGGTNLRDDIMRLDETVHVVIATPGRILDLIKKGVAKVNQVQMVVLDEADKLLSQDFVQMMEEMLSSLPKQRQILLYSATFPLSVQKFMNAHLQKPYEINLMEELTLKGVTQYYAYVTERQKVHCLNTLFSRLQINQSIIFCNSSQRVELLAKKISQLGYSCFYIHAKMRQEHRNRVFHDFRNGLCRNLVCTDLFTRGIDIQAVNVVINFDFPKLGETYLHRIGRSGRFGHLGLAINLITYDDRFNLKGIEEQLGTEIKPIPSSIDKSLYVAEYHSESGEEVKL